In Candidatus Epulonipiscium viviparus, one DNA window encodes the following:
- a CDS encoding DeoR/GlpR family DNA-binding transcription regulator: MPNYTKSITIDKKKEGDNMITEERYKKILQLVNATGTVAIADLIIELGASESTVRRDLVNLDNQNLLKKCYGGAVAINSTAFEKDAMRNARKEINLAAKTALAAKAASLINDGDMVYIDAGTTTELISQFIQAKNVTVVTNGLNHIKTLLNRDIDVIIVGGKVKPITEAIVGAKVVDELERYHFNVGFFGANGVSTKMGYVTPEVEEAQVKRKALGNCATAYVVADESKLSKYSFVSFANLADAVLITNAKEIEDIAKQTNVIYVG, from the coding sequence TTGCCAAATTATACAAAAAGTATTACAATAGATAAAAAAAAAGAGGGTGACAATATGATTACAGAGGAGAGATATAAAAAAATATTGCAATTGGTAAATGCAACAGGAACTGTCGCAATAGCAGATTTGATAATAGAGCTAGGAGCTTCGGAATCGACAGTGCGGCGTGATTTAGTGAATTTGGATAATCAAAATTTACTCAAAAAATGTTATGGAGGTGCTGTGGCAATAAACTCGACTGCATTTGAAAAAGACGCGATGCGAAATGCAAGAAAGGAGATAAATCTAGCAGCGAAGACGGCGTTGGCAGCAAAGGCGGCATCGTTAATAAATGATGGGGACATGGTCTATATAGATGCAGGGACGACGACAGAATTGATCTCGCAATTTATCCAGGCAAAAAATGTTACGGTGGTAACGAACGGTTTAAATCATATAAAAACATTGCTAAACAGAGATATAGACGTGATCATCGTTGGGGGAAAAGTGAAACCAATAACAGAAGCGATAGTGGGCGCAAAAGTCGTAGATGAGTTGGAGAGATATCATTTTAATGTAGGTTTTTTTGGGGCCAATGGGGTGAGTACAAAAATGGGATACGTAACGCCAGAGGTAGAGGAGGCGCAAGTTAAGCGAAAGGCATTGGGTAACTGTGCAACAGCATATGTAGTTGCAGATGAAAGTAAGTTGTCTAAGTATAGTTTTGTGAGCTTTGCGAATTTGGCAGACGCAGTGCTAATAACCAATGCGAAGGAGATAGAAGATATAGCAAAACAGACTAATGTAATATATGTGGGATAA